The following are encoded in a window of Hemicordylus capensis ecotype Gifberg chromosome 12, rHemCap1.1.pri, whole genome shotgun sequence genomic DNA:
- the LOC128336116 gene encoding claudin-3-like: MSMGLEIGGVSLATLGWVGCILSCALPMWRVTAFIGANIVTAQVTWVGLWMECVFQNPGQTQCKVYDSRLGFPVYMQASRALMVISIILGLLCILVFLMKARYVRCATDDRTRSMVTIAAGVVLLLTGLMTLIPVSWSASSIIRDFYSFYMPGSQKWELGASLYIGWAASFLLFFGGALLCCSCPPKEERYQPTNMVYSAPTSMMASYDKRNSSASPCGTAGCSLWVTSGNCMLGVGDQD, from the coding sequence ATGTCAATGGGGCTGGAGATCGGAGGGGTGTCCCTGGCCACACTGGGCTGGGTGGGCTGCATCCTGTCCTGTGCCTTGCCCATGTGGAGAGTGACGGCCTTCATCGGGGCCAACATCGTCACGGCTCAGGTCACCTGGGTCGGGCTGTGGATGGAGTGCGTCTTCCAGAACCCTGGGCAGACGCAATGTAAGGTGTACGactccaggctgggcttccctgtCTACATGCAAGCCTCCCGGGCTCTGATGGTCATCTCTATCATCCTTGGCCTGCTCTGCATCCTGGTCTTCCTCATGAAGGCACGGTACGTCCGTTGCGCCACGGACGACCGCACCAGATCCATGGTCACCATCGCCGCCGGCGTTGTCTTACTGCTGACTGGCCTCATGACCCTCATCCCCGTCTCCTGGTCGGCCAGTTCCATCATACGCGACTTCTACAGCTTCTACATGCCAGGGTCCCAGAAGTGGGAGTTGGGGGCTTCCCTCTACATCGGTTGGGCCgcctctttcctcctctttttcGGAGgggccctgctctgctgctcctgccccccCAAGGAGGAACGGTACCAGCCCACCAACATGGTCTACTCCGCGCCCACATCCATGATGGCTAGCTATGACAAGAGGAACTCTTCTGCTTCTCCTTGTGGGACTGCAGGCTGCagcctctgggtaacatctgggAACTGCATGCTAGGGGTCGGTGaccaggactag
- the LOC128336004 gene encoding claudin-3-like — protein sequence MSMGLEIGGVSLATLGWVGCILSCALPMWRVTAFIGANIVTAQVTWVGLWMECVFQSTGQMQCKVYDSMLSLAAYMQASRALMVIAIVLGLLGILVFLMGAQCTRCIEDDRTKSKVTIVAGIVFLLTGLMTLIPVSWSANSIIRDFYNNYVPESRKWELGASLYIGWAASILLLFGGALLCCSCPPKEERYCPTNVVYSAPKSMMASYDKKNYV from the coding sequence ATGTCGATGGGGCTGGAGATCGGAGGGGTGTCCCTGGCCACACTGGGCTGGGTGGGCTGCATCCTGTCCTGTGCCTTGCCCATGTGGAGAGTGACGGCCTTCATCGGGGCCAACATCGTCACGGCTCAGGTCACCTGGGTCGGGCTGTGGATGGAGTGCGTCTTCCAGAGCACTGGGCAGATGCAGTGCAAAGTGTACGACTCCATGCTCTCCTTGGCAGCCTACATGCAGGCCTCTCGGGCTCTGATGGTCATCGCTATTGTCCTCGGGCTGCTCGGCATCCTGGTCTTCCTCATGGGGGCACAGTGTACCCGCTGCATTGAGGACGACCGCACCAAATCCAAGGTCACCATCGTGGCTGGCATCGTCTTTCTGCTGACTGGCCTCATGACCCTCATCCCCGTCTCCTGGTCGGCCAATTCCATCATACGTGACTTCTACAACAACTACGTGCCGGAGTCCCGGAAGTGGGAATTGGGGGCTTCCCTCTACATCGGTTGGGCcgcctccatcctcctccttttCGGAGgggccctgctctgctgctcctgccccccCAAGGAGGAGCGGTACTGTCCCACCAACGTGGTCTACTCCGCGCCCAAGTCCATGATGGCCAGCTATGACAAGAAGAACTACGTATGA
- the LOC128336005 gene encoding claudin-4-like — protein MGSMGMQVLGTALCVIGWLGTILCCGLPMWKTTAYIGENIVVAQIIWDGLWMDCVVQSTGQMQCNSYESMLAMPQDIQAARAMVIISILLAMLGIFCTIVGGKCTNCVEDEATKAKIVIGAGVIFLLSSLMLLIPLCWTANTIIRDFYSPMVVDSRKREMGPSLYIGWASCGLLLIGGSLLCCNCPPRNEKPYSAKYTTARSVQNSNYV, from the coding sequence ATGGGCTCCATGGGGATGCAGGTCCTGGGCACAGCCCTCTGCGTTATCGGCTGGCTGGGCACCATCCTGTGCTGCGGGCTGCCCATGTGGAAGACCACGGCCTACATCGGCGAAAACATCGTGGTGGCCCAGATCATCTGGGATGGCCTGTGGATGGACTGCGTGGTCCAGAGCACCGGGCAGATGCAGTGCAACTCCTACGAGTCCATGCTGGCCATGCCGCAGGACATCCAAGCCGCCCGGGCCATGGTAATCATCTCCATCCTCCTGGCCATGCTGGGCATCTTCTGCACCATCGTCGGCGGGAAGTGCACCAACTGTGTGGAGGACGAGGCCACCAAAGCCAAGATCGTCATCGGGGCTGGTGTGATCTTCCTCCTCTCCAGCCTCATGCTGCTCATCCCCCTCTGCTGGACGGCCAACACCATCATCCGGGATTTCTACAGCCCCATGGTGGTGGACAGCCGGAAGCGGGAGATGGGGCCTTCCCTCTACATCGGCTGGGCCTCCTGCGGTCTTCTCCTCATCGGAGGCTCCCTGCTCTGTTGCAACTGCCCCCCCAGGAACGAGAAGCCCTATTCGGCCAAGTACACCACGGCCCGATCTGTGCAGAACAGTAACTACGTCTAA